One Polaribacter sp. SA4-12 genomic window carries:
- a CDS encoding metal-dependent hydrolase: MDSLTQIVLGAAVGEAVLGRKIGNKAMLYGAIAGTIPDLDVLSAFFTDKVTALEMHRGFTHSIFFSVLFAPILAFIVTRFEKYKKLKDWSWLFFWAFITHPILDAQTTWGTQLFWPLDIRLAFKNVFVVDPLYTVPFLVFLVLTMCQKKESKKRRFYNNLGLIISSSYLMLTLVLKGISYQTFTKELAAQNIKYTEIKTKPSPLNTILWTANVATENAYLIGHSSFLDKNPITFSSYPKNHHLLGDLAKHPKVKRMIAISKGWYTINKKNNILYFNDLRFGTLSLKPNAESFVFKYKIEVDENGTPIFTEEPKEKRDAKKLLSELWIRIKGN, encoded by the coding sequence ATGGATTCATTAACGCAAATAGTTTTAGGTGCTGCAGTTGGAGAAGCTGTTTTAGGGAGGAAAATTGGTAATAAAGCCATGTTGTACGGAGCAATTGCTGGTACAATCCCTGATTTAGATGTGCTTTCTGCTTTTTTTACAGATAAAGTTACAGCTTTAGAAATGCATAGAGGTTTTACACATTCTATCTTTTTTTCTGTACTCTTCGCTCCTATTTTAGCGTTTATAGTTACTAGGTTCGAAAAATATAAAAAATTAAAGGATTGGTCTTGGCTTTTCTTTTGGGCTTTTATAACACATCCTATTTTAGACGCACAAACAACTTGGGGAACACAACTATTTTGGCCTTTAGATATTCGATTGGCTTTTAAAAATGTTTTTGTTGTCGATCCTTTATATACTGTTCCGTTTTTAGTGTTTTTAGTTTTGACAATGTGTCAAAAAAAGGAATCTAAAAAAAGACGTTTTTATAATAATTTGGGATTAATTATCAGCAGCTCATATTTAATGCTAACATTGGTTTTAAAAGGTATTTCTTATCAAACCTTTACCAAAGAATTAGCAGCACAAAATATTAAATATACAGAAATAAAAACAAAACCATCTCCTTTAAACACCATTTTATGGACGGCTAATGTAGCTACTGAAAACGCTTATTTAATTGGTCATTCTTCTTTTTTAGATAAAAATCCGATTACCTTTTCTAGTTATCCTAAAAATCATCATTTATTAGGTGATTTGGCAAAACATCCGAAGGTAAAACGAATGATTGCTATTTCTAAAGGATGGTATACTATCAACAAAAAAAATAACATTTTGTATTTTAATGATTTACGATTTGGTACATTAAGTCTGAAACCAAATGCTGAAAGTTTTGTTTTTAAATATAAAATTGAAGTTGACGAAAATGGAACTCCGATTTTCACAGAAGAACCCAAAGAAAAAAGAGATGCTAAAAAATTGTTATCAGAACTGTGGATAAGAATTAAAGGAAATTAA
- a CDS encoding SDR family oxidoreductase: protein MNCLLTGGAGIVGSHIIFEWLHKAIVEKTVNHLFVVLRDNEKVAEQRMLAILQDESRPEFLNNFTLEACLEKITIISNDLSTITKSTLEKFDFDTVIHCAGSTNLASTSDSKEKVHSQNYLVTKQLLEQLPDAVNRFLYISTAYSFGIQDEKVNDCIENYEVTKFRNPYEQSKYESESYVKETCKLKNIDSQILRPSIICGRLIDKPFFETPKFDVFYSWAIFLAKYATKAKEEFRIWIDKESGLNIVPVDFVSKAILHAYLTPTIKELNIVNPTPILHKDYVGDVLESFNVNSYEYVSEKPENLNTFEKLYYKTIGDIFENYISIPDLQYQSDLILKFIDQLKLDVTLGVHENFMNLINFAVEKKFRKSY, encoded by the coding sequence ATGAATTGTCTATTAACTGGTGGAGCAGGAATTGTTGGAAGCCACATTATTTTTGAATGGCTTCACAAGGCAATTGTTGAAAAAACCGTAAATCATCTTTTTGTTGTTTTAAGAGATAATGAAAAAGTTGCTGAACAACGTATGTTAGCTATTTTACAGGATGAATCTCGTCCGGAGTTTTTAAATAATTTTACGTTAGAAGCTTGTTTAGAAAAAATTACTATCATTTCTAATGATTTATCTACGATTACAAAAAGTACTTTAGAAAAATTTGATTTCGATACAGTAATTCACTGTGCAGGTTCTACAAATTTAGCCAGTACTAGCGATTCTAAAGAAAAGGTACACTCTCAAAATTACTTAGTTACAAAGCAACTTTTAGAGCAGTTACCAGATGCTGTAAATCGTTTTCTTTACATAAGTACAGCGTATTCTTTTGGTATTCAAGATGAAAAAGTAAATGATTGTATTGAAAATTACGAGGTTACTAAATTTAGAAATCCATACGAACAATCTAAATACGAGAGTGAATCGTATGTAAAAGAAACATGTAAACTTAAAAATATTGATTCTCAAATTTTAAGACCTAGTATTATTTGTGGTCGATTAATTGATAAACCTTTTTTTGAAACTCCAAAATTTGATGTTTTCTATTCTTGGGCAATCTTTTTAGCAAAATATGCGACTAAAGCCAAAGAGGAATTCAGAATTTGGATTGACAAAGAAAGTGGTTTGAATATTGTTCCTGTAGATTTCGTTTCTAAAGCAATTTTACATGCATATTTAACTCCAACTATCAAGGAATTGAATATTGTAAATCCTACTCCGATTTTACACAAAGATTACGTTGGCGATGTTTTAGAGTCTTTTAATGTAAATTCTTATGAATACGTATCAGAAAAGCCTGAAAACTTAAATACGTTTGAGAAACTGTATTACAAAACCATAGGAGATATTTTTGAAAATTATATTTCGATTCCTGATTTACAATATCAATCAGATTTAATTTTGAAATTTATAGATCAATTAAAATTGGATGTTACTTTAGGTGTTCATGAAAATTTTATGAACTTAATTAATTTTGCTGTAGAAAAGAAATTCAGAAAGAGTTACTAA
- the gcvT gene encoding glycine cleavage system aminomethyltransferase GcvT: protein MKNIALNDIHVALGAKMVPFAGYNMPVQYEGVTAEHLTVREAVGVFDVSHMGEFLVEGENALALIQKVTSNDASKLEIGDAQYSCFPNEDNGVVDDLICYRIKENTYLLVVNASNIEKDWNWISKYNEDFNADLRDLSEGYSLLAIQGPKAVEAMQPLSSLDLAEIPFYKFKIGDFAGIENVIISATGYTGSGGFEIYCKNEEAIQIWNKVFEAGADYGIKPIGLAARDTLRLEMGYCLYGNDIDDTTSPIEAGLSWITKFTKDFVNADALAKEKEHKPERRLVAFELDERGIPRQGYDIVDGSGKVIGNVTSGTMSPCLQKGIGMGYVPRILSKSGTQIHIQVRKKAIPATIVKLPFYKG, encoded by the coding sequence ATGAAAAATATAGCTTTAAATGATATTCACGTTGCTTTAGGTGCTAAAATGGTTCCTTTTGCGGGTTATAATATGCCAGTACAATATGAAGGAGTTACTGCAGAACATTTAACGGTTAGAGAAGCTGTTGGTGTTTTTGACGTAAGTCATATGGGAGAATTTTTAGTTGAAGGAGAAAATGCTTTGGCTTTAATACAAAAGGTTACCTCTAACGATGCTTCTAAATTAGAAATTGGTGATGCTCAATACAGTTGTTTCCCGAATGAAGATAACGGTGTTGTAGATGATTTAATTTGCTATAGAATTAAAGAGAACACCTATTTATTGGTTGTAAATGCTTCTAATATTGAAAAAGATTGGAACTGGATTTCTAAATACAATGAAGATTTTAATGCAGATTTAAGAGATTTATCTGAAGGATATTCTTTATTAGCAATTCAAGGTCCAAAGGCTGTGGAAGCTATGCAACCTTTATCTTCTTTAGATTTAGCAGAAATTCCTTTCTACAAATTTAAAATTGGAGATTTTGCAGGTATTGAAAATGTAATTATTTCTGCAACTGGTTATACAGGTTCTGGTGGTTTTGAAATTTACTGTAAGAATGAAGAAGCTATCCAAATTTGGAACAAAGTTTTTGAAGCTGGAGCAGATTATGGAATTAAACCAATTGGTTTAGCTGCAAGAGACACACTTCGTTTAGAAATGGGTTATTGTTTATACGGTAATGATATTGATGATACAACATCGCCAATTGAAGCTGGTTTAAGTTGGATTACAAAATTCACCAAAGACTTTGTAAATGCAGATGCTTTAGCAAAAGAAAAAGAGCACAAACCAGAAAGACGTTTGGTTGCTTTTGAATTGGATGAAAGAGGAATTCCAAGACAAGGTTATGATATTGTTGATGGAAGCGGAAAAGTGATTGGTAATGTAACTTCTGGTACAATGAGTCCTTGTTTACAAAAAGGAATTGGTATGGGTTATGTACCAAGAATTCTATCTAAATCTGGAACACAAATTCATATTCAGGTTCGTAAAAAAGCGATTCCTGCAACAATAGTAAAATTACCTTTTTACAAAGGATAG
- a CDS encoding VF530 family DNA-binding protein yields MSQDQPNNPLHGIKLATMLEQLFKEYGWEELGDILNINAFKNNPTYKSSLKFLRTTPWAREKVERFYEKNMID; encoded by the coding sequence ATGAGCCAAGATCAACCAAATAACCCGTTACACGGAATAAAATTAGCCACCATGTTAGAACAATTGTTCAAAGAATATGGTTGGGAAGAGTTAGGAGATATTCTAAATATAAATGCTTTTAAAAATAACCCGACGTATAAATCGAGTTTAAAATTTTTAAGAACAACTCCTTGGGCTAGAGAAAAAGTAGAAAGGTTTTATGAAAAAAATATGATTGATTAA
- a CDS encoding IS110 family transposase: MSKIIGIDISKQTFDVSYLEKDKWIHKIFKNQNTGFEQFIKLISASDWIVMEASGPYYVQLATFLHASSFNVCVLNPLIIRRYSQTRLYRAKTDKKDAKTIAEYGAQYELKRWCPESKPSIEIKQLYTALELLKKQKHQTKRQLESFEATGLLSSDLRKELKQVLILLIRRIDKFEKKIEQIGRLAYKDTVERIKTIPGIGLKTAIMMSVITDNFTKFDNYKQLTAFVGFSPRLYQSGTSVKGKGHICKMGKPQIRKLLYLCSWSAKRVNKNCIEMYERLKEKGKPERVIKIAIANKLIKQIFSIATNKQIYNENHQNLYFLK, translated from the coding sequence ATGAGTAAAATTATAGGAATTGATATTAGTAAGCAAACCTTTGATGTTTCTTATTTAGAAAAAGATAAATGGATTCACAAAATTTTTAAGAATCAAAATACAGGTTTTGAGCAATTTATTAAATTGATTAGTGCATCAGACTGGATTGTAATGGAGGCTAGTGGTCCTTATTATGTTCAGTTAGCAACTTTTTTACATGCATCTAGTTTTAATGTATGTGTATTAAATCCTTTGATAATTAGAAGATATAGTCAAACAAGATTATATAGAGCAAAAACAGATAAAAAAGACGCAAAGACAATTGCCGAATATGGTGCTCAATATGAGTTAAAAAGATGGTGTCCAGAGAGTAAACCTAGTATAGAAATTAAACAACTTTACACAGCTTTAGAATTACTAAAAAAACAAAAACATCAAACAAAAAGACAATTAGAATCCTTTGAAGCAACAGGTTTGTTGAGTTCGGATCTTAGAAAAGAATTAAAACAAGTACTAATATTATTAATAAGACGTATTGATAAGTTTGAAAAAAAGATAGAGCAAATAGGAAGATTAGCTTATAAAGACACGGTTGAAAGAATAAAAACGATACCAGGAATCGGGCTAAAAACGGCTATTATGATGAGTGTTATTACAGATAATTTCACAAAATTTGATAACTATAAACAACTGACTGCTTTTGTAGGATTTAGTCCAAGGCTATATCAATCAGGAACAAGTGTAAAAGGTAAAGGACATATTTGTAAAATGGGCAAACCTCAAATTAGAAAACTTTTGTATTTATGTAGTTGGTCTGCAAAAAGAGTAAATAAAAATTGTATCGAAATGTATGAACGACTTAAAGAAAAAGGAAAACCCGAGAGAGTAATTAAAATTGCAATAGCTAATAAATTAATAAAGCAAATTTTTTCTATTGCGACTAACAAACAAATTTACAATGAAAATCATCAAAACTTATATTTTCTGAAATAA
- a CDS encoding sterol desaturase family protein — MDFTNPLVYGVPCFLGLILVELAYSKHHKKEKKKELYKWKDLAASLTMGIGSAILAPLTKTIAAIVLFNYVYEIFNPIIDGVRTNIMGYESFGYAWYIWIICQLLDDFSYYWFHRQNHNVRFLWAAHIVHHSSDNFNLGTAVRNGWFTIFYKPFFYVWITAIGFPPEMLVVCLGIEALWQFQLHTVYVPKLGFLEKIFNTHTMHQVHHAQNMEYMDKNHGGFFNIFDRVFGTWKELDETIDIEYGVTTPPDSYNPLVILTHEYKDIWTDMKKSKNWYHKFMYAFAAPGWSHDGSTLTIKQARKAMNEV; from the coding sequence ATGGATTTTACAAACCCTCTAGTATATGGTGTTCCTTGTTTTTTAGGTCTTATTTTAGTTGAATTAGCCTATAGCAAACATCATAAAAAAGAAAAAAAGAAAGAACTTTATAAATGGAAAGATTTAGCGGCTAGTCTTACAATGGGTATTGGTTCTGCTATTTTGGCGCCTTTAACAAAAACCATTGCTGCTATTGTGCTTTTTAATTATGTGTATGAAATTTTTAATCCGATTATTGATGGAGTTCGTACAAATATTATGGGGTATGAATCTTTTGGTTATGCTTGGTATATTTGGATTATTTGTCAATTATTAGACGATTTTAGTTATTATTGGTTTCACAGACAAAACCATAATGTTCGTTTTCTTTGGGCTGCACATATTGTACATCATTCTTCTGATAATTTTAATTTAGGAACTGCTGTAAGAAATGGTTGGTTTACGATTTTTTACAAACCTTTTTTTTATGTGTGGATTACTGCAATTGGGTTTCCGCCAGAAATGTTGGTGGTTTGTTTAGGAATTGAAGCTTTATGGCAATTTCAATTGCATACTGTTTATGTACCAAAATTGGGGTTTCTTGAGAAGATATTTAATACGCATACAATGCATCAAGTACATCACGCTCAAAATATGGAATATATGGATAAAAATCACGGTGGTTTTTTTAATATATTCGATAGAGTTTTTGGAACTTGGAAAGAGTTAGATGAAACTATTGATATAGAATATGGTGTAACAACGCCTCCTGATTCATACAATCCTCTAGTGATTTTAACACATGAATACAAAGACATTTGGACTGATATGAAAAAATCTAAAAACTGGTATCATAAGTTTATGTATGCTTTTGCAGCACCTGGTTGGAGTCATGATGGAAGTACGCTTACTATTAAACAGGCACGTAAAGCAATGAATGAAGTCTAA
- a CDS encoding AMP-dependent synthetase/ligase, which translates to MNYKHLLEVIKENANRFTTKEAIFYKDEAAKSWKGISWTSFYHQIQQVSKALINFGIKEQDNVGVFAQNMTEWIIADLGIMGVRAVTIPIYATNSKKEAEYIINDAEVSVLFVGDQEEFDKVEEISKNNKYLKLIVALTSTVDLRNHKNAVYFTDFINAEFPKSIETELEKRSFEAELDDLASIIYTSGTTGEPKGVMLDHHNFGSSLKAHEAELDVNENDVSLSFLPLSHIYERSWVFFCLHQGIEVYFNQDPKKIATVLKEVKPTIMCTVPRIFEKIFAAIQDKRKGASPTKMKLASWALGIGNKYHNNHNRLNKNVPLNLKLKFKIADKLVLSKLREVFGGNIKFMPCGGAPLAADMVSFFHSFGLNIKCGYGLTETTATVSLFGNQFFEFNSAGKTIQGSEIKIGANDEILVKGPGVMKGYYKKPEATAEVFENGWFKTGDAGKIDDSGNLVITDRIKDLMKTSGGKYIAPQKLETALIGDSFIEQIAVIGDQQKYVTALAVPSFENIKKYAEEHKISFKDIEDLITHNQIKDLFEKRFEELQKEFSKFEKIKKFTLLPKEFSIEAGEITATLKLKRKVILNKYKELIDKMYAE; encoded by the coding sequence ATGAATTATAAACATTTATTAGAAGTAATTAAAGAGAACGCAAATCGATTTACAACTAAAGAAGCTATCTTTTACAAAGATGAAGCTGCAAAAAGTTGGAAAGGGATTTCTTGGACTTCTTTTTATCACCAAATTCAACAAGTTTCTAAAGCCTTAATTAATTTCGGAATAAAAGAGCAAGACAATGTTGGTGTTTTTGCTCAAAATATGACGGAATGGATTATTGCCGATCTTGGTATTATGGGCGTAAGAGCTGTAACCATTCCAATTTATGCAACCAACTCTAAAAAAGAAGCAGAATACATTATAAACGATGCTGAGGTTAGTGTCTTATTTGTTGGTGATCAAGAAGAATTTGACAAAGTTGAAGAGATTTCAAAAAATAATAAATACTTAAAATTAATAGTTGCTTTAACAAGTACTGTTGATTTAAGAAATCATAAAAATGCAGTTTATTTTACAGACTTTATAAATGCTGAATTTCCAAAAAGCATTGAAACTGAATTAGAAAAACGTTCTTTTGAAGCTGAATTAGATGATTTAGCAAGTATCATTTATACATCTGGTACAACAGGAGAACCAAAAGGTGTTATGTTAGATCATCATAACTTTGGTTCCTCTTTAAAAGCACACGAAGCTGAGTTAGATGTAAATGAAAACGACGTTTCTTTAAGCTTTTTACCATTAAGTCATATTTACGAACGTAGTTGGGTGTTTTTCTGTTTACATCAAGGAATTGAAGTTTATTTTAACCAAGATCCAAAAAAAATAGCCACCGTTTTAAAAGAAGTAAAACCAACTATAATGTGTACCGTACCAAGAATTTTTGAGAAAATTTTTGCGGCTATTCAAGATAAAAGAAAAGGAGCTTCTCCAACTAAAATGAAGTTAGCAAGTTGGGCTTTAGGAATCGGAAATAAATACCACAACAACCATAATCGTCTTAATAAAAATGTACCATTAAATTTAAAGCTGAAATTTAAAATAGCTGATAAATTGGTGCTTAGTAAATTGCGAGAGGTGTTTGGAGGAAATATAAAATTTATGCCTTGTGGAGGTGCACCTTTAGCTGCAGATATGGTTTCCTTTTTCCATTCTTTTGGGTTAAATATTAAATGTGGTTATGGGTTAACAGAAACTACAGCAACTGTTTCTTTGTTTGGTAATCAATTTTTTGAATTTAATTCTGCAGGAAAAACGATTCAAGGATCTGAAATTAAAATTGGAGCGAATGATGAGATTTTAGTAAAAGGACCAGGAGTAATGAAAGGGTATTACAAAAAACCTGAAGCAACTGCTGAAGTTTTTGAAAATGGTTGGTTTAAAACTGGTGATGCAGGTAAAATAGACGATTCTGGCAACTTAGTAATTACGGATAGAATTAAAGATTTAATGAAAACTTCTGGAGGAAAATATATTGCTCCTCAGAAATTGGAAACTGCATTAATTGGCGATTCGTTTATTGAGCAAATTGCAGTAATAGGAGATCAACAAAAATATGTTACAGCATTAGCAGTGCCTAGTTTCGAAAATATTAAAAAATATGCTGAAGAGCATAAAATCAGTTTTAAAGATATTGAAGATTTGATTACTCATAATCAAATTAAAGATCTATTTGAAAAACGTTTTGAAGAATTACAAAAAGAGTTTTCTAAGTTTGAGAAAATTAAGAAATTCACTTTATTACCAAAAGAGTTTAGTATTGAAGCCGGAGAAATTACGGCTACTTTAAAACTAAAACGAAAAGTAATTCTAAATAAATATAAAGAGCTTATCGATAAAATGTATGCAGAATAA
- a CDS encoding DNA topoisomerase 3 — MKVCIAEKPSVAREIANILGANTKRDGFYEGNGYAVTYTFGHLCTLLEPKDYKPHWKSWDLNNLPMLPERFDTKVTGDAGIRKQFNIVKSLFEKATVVINCGDAGTEGELIQRWVINQCGYKGEVQRLWISSLTEEAIKEGFKNLKPAEQYDNLYYAGFSRAIGDWLLGLNATRLYTVKFGGYKQVLSVGRVQTPTLAMLVNRFVEIQNFKPQPYWELQTTYRNTLFNYEDGRFLKQEDGQILANKVKESDFEIVSVTKKKGKEYAPKLFDLTGLQVYCNNKFGFSADETLKMVQKLYEMKVVTYPRVDTTFLPNDVYPKIAGILSKLTNYSALTQPLLGQKIKKSKRVFDDKKVTDHHAIIPTGIQGNLQYNQQQVYDIITRRFIGVFYPDSDVSNTSVIGKAADVPFKTTGKEILTKGWRVAFETEESKIKKELNEQMTLPSFVKGEKGAHEPSFLEKETKPPRNFTEASLLRAMETAGKQVDNDDLRELMKENGIGRPSTRASIIETLFRRKYIERKKKLVLPTQTGIDLINIIDNELLKSAELTGRWEKRLKEIERGEFNAGTFINNMKKMVDELVYEVRSNTSKKRISSNSTVSSSAVDKSQKISPQGRNDKKKKEVVGKTCPKCKKGKLIKGSSAFGCSEYKNNCDLKIPFEIYRKKVSENQLIRLIDKGCTTNLKGFTTNSGKVEGLIRFDENFSLKLEPKKQTVTSSAVEKSSDKITCPKCKKGTILKGKTAYGCSNYKNGCDFVFTFDNIKKIANGKPLTKELVLKIISQ, encoded by the coding sequence ATGAAAGTCTGTATTGCCGAGAAACCAAGTGTAGCAAGAGAAATTGCTAATATTCTAGGAGCCAACACAAAACGTGATGGATTCTACGAAGGAAATGGCTATGCAGTAACCTACACTTTTGGGCATTTATGCACACTTTTAGAACCTAAAGATTATAAACCTCATTGGAAAAGTTGGGATTTGAACAATTTACCAATGCTTCCAGAACGTTTTGATACGAAAGTTACAGGCGATGCAGGAATTAGAAAACAATTTAATATTGTAAAATCTTTATTCGAAAAAGCAACTGTTGTTATTAATTGTGGGGATGCGGGAACAGAAGGAGAATTAATACAACGTTGGGTAATTAACCAATGTGGCTATAAAGGAGAAGTACAACGTTTATGGATTTCTTCTCTTACAGAGGAAGCTATAAAAGAAGGTTTTAAGAATTTAAAACCTGCAGAACAATATGATAATCTGTATTACGCAGGATTTTCAAGAGCCATTGGAGATTGGCTTTTAGGTTTAAATGCAACACGTTTATACACCGTAAAATTTGGTGGTTATAAACAAGTTTTATCAGTTGGTAGAGTGCAAACTCCTACCCTAGCAATGTTGGTAAATCGTTTTGTTGAAATTCAGAATTTTAAACCTCAACCTTATTGGGAATTACAAACTACCTATAGAAATACACTTTTTAATTATGAAGATGGACGTTTTTTAAAACAAGAAGATGGACAAATTTTAGCGAATAAAGTTAAAGAATCAGATTTTGAAATTGTTTCTGTTACCAAAAAGAAAGGTAAAGAATACGCGCCAAAACTGTTTGATTTAACTGGTTTACAAGTGTATTGTAATAATAAGTTTGGTTTTTCTGCGGATGAAACGCTTAAAATGGTTCAGAAGTTATACGAAATGAAAGTCGTTACGTATCCAAGAGTTGATACTACTTTTTTACCAAATGATGTATATCCTAAAATAGCAGGAATATTATCGAAATTGACAAATTACAGTGCATTAACACAACCGCTTTTAGGACAGAAAATAAAGAAATCGAAACGTGTTTTTGATGATAAAAAAGTAACAGATCACCACGCTATTATTCCTACAGGAATTCAAGGAAATTTACAATACAATCAGCAACAAGTCTACGATATAATTACACGAAGATTTATTGGTGTTTTTTATCCAGATTCTGATGTTTCTAATACTTCTGTAATTGGTAAAGCTGCTGATGTTCCTTTTAAAACAACCGGAAAAGAAATTCTTACCAAAGGTTGGCGAGTTGCTTTTGAAACAGAAGAAAGCAAGATTAAAAAGGAATTAAACGAACAAATGACATTGCCTTCCTTTGTAAAAGGAGAAAAAGGAGCACACGAACCTTCGTTTTTAGAAAAGGAAACAAAACCTCCAAGAAACTTTACAGAAGCTAGTTTATTACGCGCAATGGAAACTGCTGGAAAACAAGTTGATAATGATGATTTGCGTGAGTTAATGAAAGAAAACGGAATTGGAAGACCTTCTACTAGAGCAAGTATTATTGAGACTTTATTCCGAAGAAAATATATTGAACGTAAAAAGAAACTCGTTTTACCAACTCAAACAGGTATTGATTTAATTAATATTATTGATAACGAATTATTAAAATCTGCTGAATTAACTGGACGTTGGGAAAAACGTTTAAAAGAAATTGAACGAGGAGAATTCAATGCTGGAACTTTCATAAATAATATGAAAAAAATGGTAGATGAATTGGTTTATGAAGTACGTTCTAATACTTCTAAAAAACGAATTTCTTCTAACTCAACTGTCAGTTCGAGCGCAGTTGATAAGTCTCAAAAGATTTCTCCACAAGGTCGAAATGACAAAAAGAAAAAAGAAGTTGTTGGTAAAACCTGTCCGAAATGTAAAAAAGGAAAGCTAATAAAAGGTTCTTCTGCTTTTGGTTGTTCTGAATATAAAAACAATTGCGATTTAAAAATTCCTTTTGAAATCTACAGGAAGAAAGTTTCTGAAAATCAATTAATTCGATTGATAGACAAAGGTTGTACAACCAATTTAAAAGGATTTACAACAAATTCTGGTAAAGTTGAAGGATTGATACGCTTTGATGAAAATTTCAGCTTAAAATTAGAACCTAAAAAACAAACTGTCACTTCGAGCGCAGTCGAGAAGAGTTCTGATAAAATTACGTGTCCGAAATGTAAAAAAGGAACTATTTTAAAAGGAAAAACAGCTTATGGTTGTTCTAATTACAAAAATGGTTGCGATTTTGTTTTTACGTTTGATAACATCAAAAAAATAGCCAATGGAAAACCATTGACTAAAGAATTGGTATTAAAGATTATTAGTCAATAA